A stretch of Ascochyta rabiei chromosome 6, complete sequence DNA encodes these proteins:
- a CDS encoding 40S ribosomal protein mrp2, mitochondrial → MSQFRAAKLDIGCFAKIRNIRDHTKRKVFAENEPERQALRYIIRNTTLPQRVRAQAQLQLSQMHCYTRFTQIKNRCIMGGKGRGVFSDFRLGRYQFRINALAGNLPGVKKASW, encoded by the exons GTTCCGCGCCGCAAAGCTCGACATTGGCTGTTTTGCCAAGATCCGTAACATTCGCGACCACACAAAGCGAAAGGTGTTTGCTGAGAACGAGCCTGAACG ACAAGCTCTTCGATATATTATCCGCAACACCACATTGCCACAGCGAGTGCGCGCACAGGCTCAGCTCCAGCTCTCGCAGATGCACTGCTACACACGGTTCACACAGATCAAGAACCGATGTATCATGGGTGGGAAGGGAAGGGGTGTCTTCAGCGACTTCAGGCTTGGACGT TACCAGTTTCGTATCAACGCGCTGGCTGGAAACCTCCCAGGTGTAAAGAAGGCAAGCTGGTAG